The Malus domestica chromosome 10, GDT2T_hap1 genome contains a region encoding:
- the LOC114827544 gene encoding uncharacterized protein: MLLFLLFLHREFPFVFSLLVYASPVFVCSVVLLGTLLIFGQSDIPKIEKEQKISRAIASLRTQVSRDDIVVETEGSFPIGRLLRKSRDTAESSEVDDYEGSVRYVPLINESLQNILSEKRLTELGRELDNKELESRRNIEKEKARHEGMTREVRIDEKQHSLVQRVGDENRDSVDAHKGDHYLELSGGDVDADDDEASDYRSDKAESSSPDASIVDIFPILDELCPLLDLEAPQPANDESDSETDRSNDGSNELNEDIRNKGGEVEEDGVDDNDGDEEEAHGGKEDEFAIKWTEDDQKNLMDLGNLELERNQCLETIVRRRATKSFSLPAEKNLIDLDSSENPFNVTPILTTKHNPFDPQYDSSYDSMGLPPIPGSAPSILLPRKNPFHLPYESNENKPDHAKGDHFQQHFMTSQPKEVFFHRHEGFNLGPSSIGDAKQERQEFKWRPFFVLEQLAPEGASCSSLQGQSSDASDLKLSSSLDTESVSSAANMDDRKFSEQDFAKEAEVISNIYQSYDLVGHGSQSFEDVDSLEIMEQYGKKGVQHDELEIKLGKVENSKPSVLGTGGFATPMEINDESSLSSLSEVDEKVSDVRKGGSSSSKSRSDIVLKVAVSPQPSLGDLEVHFTSGMVDDNQHKEPIYDPIYDSSPSTSERAFSFDSISLGMRVDISKLISNSDSDVDRFKNLDEN, encoded by the coding sequence ATGCTGCTTTTCTTGTTATTTCTGCATAGAGaatttccttttgtgttttctcTTTTGGTGTATGCATCCCCTGTATTTGTCTGCTCTGTTGTTCTTCTTGGGACCCTTTTGATTTTTGGCCAGTCCGACATACCCAAAATCGAAAAGGAACAAAAGATTAGCCGTGCCATTGCTTCTCTTAGAACTCAAGTTTCGAGGGATGACATTGTTGTTGAGACAGAGGGGAGCTTTCCCATCGGAAGGCTTTTACGAAAGTCTAGGGACACTGCAGAGAGTAGTGAGGTTGATGATTATGAAGGTTCAGTTAGATATGTGCCACTTATTAATGAGAGCTTGCAGAACATTCTGAGTGAGAAGAGATTGACCGAGTTAGGGAGAGAATTAGACAATAAGGAGTTGGAAAGCCGGCGAAATATTGAAAAGGAGAAAGCGAGGCATGAAGGCATGACAAGGGAAGTGAGAATTGATGAGAAGCAGCATTCTTTGGTTCAAAGGGTAGGAGATGAGAATCGAGATTCGGTTGATGCTCATAAGGGTGATCACTACTTGGAGCTTAGTGGTGGTGATGTTGATGCTGATGATGATGAGGCTTCAGATTATAGGTCAGATAAGGCAGAGAGTTCATCACCAGATGCATCAATCGTTGACATTTTTCCAATCCTTGATGAGCTATGCCCTCTTTTAGACTTAGAAGCTCCACAACCTGCTAATGATGAGTCTGATTCTGAGACTGATAGAAGTAACGATGGCAGTAATGAGTTAAATGAGGATATTCGAAACAAAGGTGGAGAAGTAGAAGAGGACGGGGTTGATGATAATGACggtgatgaagaagaagcacaTGGTGGAAAGGAAGATGAATTTGCAATCAAATGGACAGAGGATGACCAAAAGAATCTCATGGATTTGGGGAATTTGGAGCTTGAAAGGAACCAATGCCTAGAAACTATTGTGAGGAGAAGAGCAACGAAAAGCTTCAGTTTACCAGCTGAGAAGAATCTAATTGATTTAGATAGTTCTGAAAATCCTTTTAATGTTACACCAATATTGACAACAAAGCATAACCCGTTTGATCCTCAATATGATAGTTCGTATGATAGCATGGGGTTACCACCCATTCCTGGTTCTGCTCCATCGATTTTGTTGCCAAGAAAAAACCCATTTCATCTTCCTTATGAGTCAAATGAAAATAAACCTGATCATGCCAAGGGAGACCATTTTCAACAACACTTTATGACATCTCAACCCAAGGAAGTGTTCTTTCATAGGCATGAAGGCTTCAATTTGGGACCATCGAGCATAGGGGATGCTAAGCAAGAGAGGCAAGAGTTTAAGTGGAGGCCTTTTTTTGTACTAGAACAGTTAGCTCCAGAAGGAGCAAGCTGTTCCTCATTACAAGGACAATCAAGCGATGCTAGTGATTTGAAATTGAGTTCTAGTCTTGATACTGAATCAGTGAGTTCTGCAGCAAATATGGATGATAGAAAGTTTAGTGAGCAAGACTTTGCTAAAGAAGCAGAAGTGATCTCCAACATTTACCAATCTTATGATCTTGTTGGCCATGGAAGTCAATCCTTTGAAGATGTAGATTCTCTGGAAATAATGGAACAATATGGAAAAAAAGGTGTTCAACATGATGAGCTAGAGATAAAATTGGGCAAAGTGGAAAATTCGAAACCAAGCGTGTTGGGTACAGGAGGCTTTGCTACTCCTATGGAAATAAATGATGAGTCAAGCTTGTCATCATTGTCAGAagtggatgaaaaggtttcagATGTAAGGAAAGGTGGATCATCAAGTTCCAAATCAAGAAGTGATATCGTTCTAAAGGTTGCAGTTTCACCACAACCTTCACTTGGTGATTTAGAAGTCCACTTTACGAGCGGTATGGTGGATGACAATCAACATAAGGAGCCAATCTATGATCCAATCTATGACTCAAGCCCTTCAACGTCTGAAAGGGCATTTTCCTTTGACTCAATTTCTTTAGGCATGCGAGTAGACATATCTAAACTGATATCAAATTCAGATTCGGATGTCGATCGTTTTAAGAATTTGGACGAGAATTAA
- the LOC103445122 gene encoding kinesin-like protein KIN-7D, mitochondrial isoform X2: MASSSRARSSSPFSYRKPSSPYSSTSSSSSLINGRMIPRSCSTSASSFYNSGGGLGSRSVTPSHGRSDSMQYGSGGYSARSPVGFASEELLAEMLEAPKGGDSISVTIRFRPLSEREFQRGDEVTWYADGDKIVRNEYNPATAYAFDRVFGQHANSQEVYEVAAKPVVKAAMEGVNGTVFAYGVTSSGKTHTMHGDQNAPGIIPLAIKDVFSIIQDTPGREFLLRVSYLEIYNEVINDLLDPTGQNLRVREDSQGTYVEGIKEEVVLSPGHALSFIAAGEEHRHVGSNNFNLLSSRSHTIFTLMIESSAHGDEYDGVIFSQLNLIDLAGSESSKTETTGLRRKEGSYINKSLLTLGTVIGKLSEGKASHVPYRDSKLTRLLQSSLGGHGHVSLICTVTPASSSMEETHNTLKFANRAKRVEIYASRNKIIDEKSLIKKYQREISVLKTELDQLRKGMLVGISHEEIISLKQKLEEGQFKMQSRLEEEEEAKAALMSRIQRLTKLILVSSKNTIPGLGDIPSHQRSFSVGEDDKMEVVRDGPLLLEGENQKESPSSASAGPSDMAYDFRHKRSSSRRNEELSPAGSTITDSTQAGELISGSRVPMGGMTMSDHIDLLVEQVKMLAGEIALGTSSLKRLVEQSVDDPESSKTQIENLERDIHEKRRQMRILEQRINESGEASIANASMVEMQQTVKRLTTQCNEKGFELEIKSADNRILQEQLQNKCAENMELQEKVDQLERRLASVSGERSSPSSEHCASEEYVEELQKKIQSQEIENEKLKLEHVRFSEESSGLHVQNQKLAEEASYAKELASAAAVELKNLAGEVTKLSLQNAKLEKELLAAREVANSRSSAMQPVNGINRKYNDGPRGGRKGRLSGRSDDFEAWNHDSDDLKMELQARKQREAALEAALAEKEFIEEEYRKKVEDAKKREEALENDLANMWVLVAKLKKEGGSIPETHTEERHNDVMENNNGLKATVNESAHIEIQVLDAPKSADDESRMEEPLVLRLKARMKEMKEKELKHQGNGDANSHLCKVCFESPTAAILLPCRHFCLCKSCSLACSECPICRTKISDRLFAFTS; this comes from the exons ATGGCCTCGTCCTCACGAGCCCGCAGCAGCTCTCCTTTCTCCTACCGGAAGCCATCCAGTCCCTACTCCTCgacctcttcatcttcttcgttgATCAACGGTCGGATGATTCCGCGCTCCTGCTCGACCTCGGCCTCGTCGTTCTACAACTCTGGAGGTGGGCTCGGGTCCCGATCCGTGACGCCGAGCCACGGCCGCTCCGATTCAATGCAGTACGGGTCGGGGGGTTACAGTGCTCGCTCGCCCGTCGGGTTCGCGTCCGAGGAGCTTTTGGCGGAGATGCTCGAGGCGCCCAAGGGTGGGGATAGCATATCGGTGACGATTCGGTTTCGGCCGCTGAG CGAGAGGGAGTTTCAGAGAGGGGATGAGGTCACTTGGTACGCAGACGGCGATAAGATTGTGAGGAATGAGTATAATCCAGCTACAGCCTATGCATTTG ATAGAGTTTTTGGACAGCATGCCAATTCGCAAGAGGTGTACGAAGTTGCTGCTAAACCTGTTGTCAAGGCTGCCATGGAAGGTGTCAATG GTACTGTTTTTGCTTATGGTGTGACAAGTAGTGGAAAGACACACACTATGCAT GGTGATCAAAACGCTCCAGGTATCATACCATTGGCGATAAAGGATGTCTTCAGTATTATCCAAGAT ACCCCAGGAAGGGAATTTTTACTCCGCGTCTCATATCTTGAGATCTACAACGAG GTGATAAATGACTTGCTTGATCCAACAGGTCAAAATTTGCGTGTTAGAGAAGATTCACAG GGTACTTATGTTGAGGGTATAAAAGAAGAAGTTGTTTTGTCTCCTGGGCATGCACTTTCTTTTATTGCTGCTGGAGAAG AGCATCGTCATGTTGGATCAAACAATTTTAATCTGTTGAGTAGTCGAAGTCACACCATATTTACACTG ATGATTGAAAGCAGTGCCCATGGTGATGAGTATGACGGAGTGATCTTCTCTCAACTT AATTTAATTGATCTAGCTGGATCTGAGAGCTCGAAAACCGAAACAACTGGACTAAGAAGAAAGGAAGGATCATACATAAACAAGAGTCTTCTAACTCTTGGAACT GTAATTGGAAAGCTGAGTGAGGGAAAGGCATCCCATGTTCCATATCGAGATTCTAAGCTTACCCGCCTTTTACAATCCTCGTTAGGTGGGCATGGACATGTTTCG CTTATTTGCACGGTGACTCCTGCATCAAGTAGCATGGAGGAAACTCATAATACATTGAAGTTTGCAAACAGGGCAAAGCGAGTAGAAATCTATGCATCGCGTAATAAG ATTATTGATGAAAAGTCATTGATTAAGAAGTATCAAAGAGAGATTTCGGTCCTGAAAACAGAACTTGATCAGCTAAGGAAGGGGATGCTTGTTGGCATAAGTCATGAGGAGATTATCAGCTTAAAGCAAAAG ttggaagAAGGTCAATTTAAAATGCAATCAAGattggaggaagaagaggaagcgAAGGCTGCTCTTATGAGTAGAATCCAGAGGCTGACGAAGCTTATCCTTGTTTCTTCAAAAAATACAATTCCTGGATTAGGTGATATTCCCAGCCACCAACGCAGTTTTTCTGTTGGTGAGGATGAC AAAATGGAAGTAGTGCGAGATGGACCCTTGCTTCTAGAAGGTGAGAACCAAAAGGAGTCACCATCATCTGCATCTGCTGGTCCATCAGATATGGCTTATGATTTTAGACACAAGAGATCTTCCAGCAGGAGGAATGAAGAGCTCTCCCCAGCTGGCAGTACAATTACAGATTCAACTCAAGCGGGTGAACTTATCAGTGGTTCAAGAGTTCCGATG GGAGGGATGACAATGTCAGATCACATAGACCTGCTGGTTGAGCAAGTTAAGATGCTTGCTGGAGAGATTGCACTTGGCACCAGCTCCTTGAAACGATTGGTGGAGCAGTCTGTAGATGACCCTGAAAGCTCAAAAACTCAA ATTGAGAACTTGGAACGTGATATCCATGAAAAGAGAAGGCAAATGAGAATTTTGGAACAGCGCATTAACGAAAGTGGTGAGGCTTCAATTGCTAATGCATCTATGGTTGAGATGCAGCAG ACAGTTAAGAGACTGACGACCCAGTGCAATGAGAAGGGATTTGAATTGGAA ATAAAATCAGCAGACAATCGTATTCTCCAGGAGCAATTGCAAAATAAG TGTGCAGAGAACATGGAGTTGCAAGAAAAAGTGGATCAGTTAGAGCGGCGTTTGGCTTCAGTATCTGGTGAAAGATCATCACCGTCTTCCGAGCACTGTGCATCTGAAGAGTATGTTGAGGAGttgcaaaagaaaattcagTCTCAG GAGATTGAGAATGAAAAACTAAAGCTGGAGCACGTGCGTTTCTCGGAGGAGAGTAGTGGGTTACATGTGCAGAATCAAAAACTGGCCGAAGAAGCTTCTTATGCAAAGGAACTGGCATCGGCTGCTGCTGTTGAGTTGAAGAATTTGGCTGGTGAAGTGACAAAGCTCTCATTGCAGAATGCAAAACTAGAAAAAGAATTGTTGGCTGCTCGGGAGGTAGCCAATTCTAGAAGTTCTGCCATGCAACCCGTTAATGGCATTAACCGGAAGTACAATGATGGACCAAGAGGTGGGAGGAAAGGGAGGCTATCTGGTCGTTCTGATGACTTTGAGGCATGGAATCATGATTCGGATGATTTAAAGATGGAACTCCAAGCAAGGAAACAGCGAGAGGCAGCTCTTGAGGCTGCCCTTGCTGAAAAGGAATTTATAGAAGAGGAGTACAGGAAAAAGGTTGAAGATGCAAAGAAAAGGGAGGAAGCTCTAGAGAATGATTTAGCAAACATGTGGGTGTTGGTCGCCAAATTAAAGAAAGAGGGCGGGTCTATCCCTGAGACACACACAGAAGAAAGGCATAATGATGTGATGGAAAATAATAATGGTCTAAAAGCAACTGTGAATGAGAGTGCCCACATAGAGATACAAGTTTTGGATGCTCCAAAATCTGCTGATGATGAAAGTCGTATGGAAGAACCTCTTGTTCTTCGCCTTAAG GCTCGAATGAAAGAGATGAAGGAGAAGGAGCTCAAACACCAGGGAAACGGAGATGCCAATTCCCATTTGTGTAAAGTATGTTTTGAATCACCAACTGCAGCAATTCTTCTCCCTTGCCGGCATTTTTGCT TGTGTAAATCTTGTTCACTTGCATGTTCTGAGTGCCCAATTTGTCGTACAAAGATTTCAGATAGGCTTTTTGCATTTACTTCGTGA
- the LOC103445123 gene encoding D-ribulose kinase, translated as MLLASLYNPATATSFLFPWSTSPTHTHTHGMFSLRTEFSRNGLCNGVNNKQARPRWRPRGPQVPMAVGSNDDEAQVGVSVGKERLYLGMDFGTSGARFALIDKRGTIHAEGKREYPLFMSQEKVDWARSWKATLFSLLEDVPSHLRELIASISIDGTSATTLIVDSSTGEPLCKPFLYNESCPDALPTVKSIAPLNHTVCSGSSTLCKLVSWWENDNSNKKSALLLHQADWLLWLLHGKLGVSDYNNALKVGYDPELESYPPWLLSQPYSQLLPSVRAPGTSIGRLKDDIRSDFGFPNDCVVCTGTTDSIAAFLAARATQPGKAVTSLGSTLAIKLLSTTRIEDARFGVYSHRLDDKWLVGGASNTGGAVLRQIFTDEQLERLSEQINPMETSSLDYYPLQTVGERFPVADPNLAPRLHPRPESEVEFLQGILESIARIEAKAYSLLKDLGATQVDQVFTAGGGAKNEKWTKIRERVLGLPVSRATQTEAAYGAALLALKGADEK; from the exons ATGCTGCTTGCCTCTCTTTACAATCCTGCAACTGCAACCTCCTTCCTGTTTCCATGGTCAACATCCCCgacacatacacatacacatg GGATGTTCAGTTTACGGACCGAGTTTTCAAGAAATGGGCTGTGTAATGGCGTGAATAACAAGCAAGCAAGACCGAGATGGCGGCCAAGAGGTCCACAAGTACCAATGGCTGTTGGAAGCAATGACGATGAAGCTCAGGTTGGTGTTTCAGTTGGGAAGGAGCGGCTTTATCTCGGAATGGACTTCGGTACTTCCGGAGCGAGGTTTGCCCTCATCGACAAGCGAGGGACTATTCATgctgagggaaagagagagtaCCCTCTTTTTATG AGTCAAGAAAAAGTGGATTGGGCACGTTCATGGAAAGCGACACTCTTCTCGCTGCTTGAAGACGTTCCATCCCATCTCCGTGAGCTTATTGCTTCCATTTCCATTGATGGGACTTCTGCAACTACTCTCATTGTAGACAG CAGTACGGGGGAACCGTTATGTAAACCTTTCCTCTATAATGAGAGTTGCCCTGATGCTTTACCGACGGTAAAGTCTATCGCTCCTCTGAATCATACAGTCTGCTCTGGTTCCTCCACTCTGTGCAAGCTTGTCTCGTGGTGGGAGAATGACAATTCAAACAAGAAATCTGCACTTTTGTTACATCAAGCAGATTGGCTGTTGTGGCTTCTTCATGGAAAGCTTGGAGTGTCTGATTATAATAATGCTCTGAAG GTGGGTTATGATCCTGAGCTTGAGTCCTATCCACCTTGGCTTCTCTCTCAGCCATATTCACAGCTTTTACCTTCGGTGAGAGCTCCTGGAACTTCAATTGGTCGTTTGAAAGATGACATAAGATCAGATTTCG GTTTCCCAAATGATTGTGTTGTATGCACAGGAACCACTGATAGTATAGCGGCGTTTCTAGCAGCTCGTGCAACACAACCTGGGAAAGCT GTCACTTCTTTAGGTTCTACGCTCGCAATAAAACTTCTGAGCACCACTAGGATTGAAGATGCGCGGTTTGGAGTGTATAGTCATCGCCTTGATGATAAGTGGCTTGTTGGAGGCGCGTCAAATACCGGTGGAGCTgttcttagacaaatttttaCTGATGAGCAACTAGAGAGATTGAGCGAGCAAATTAATCCCATGGAAACCTCTTCTCTAGACTACTACCCTCTGCAAACAGTTGGCGAGAGGTTTCCAGTTGCAGATCCAAATTTGGCTCCTAG GTTACATCCACGCCCAGAAAGTGAGGTGGAGTTTCTGCAAGGGATTCTTGAATCCATTGCGCGTATAGAG GCGAAAGCTTACAGCTTACTGAAGGATCTAGGAGCAACTCAAGTTGATCAAGTGTTCACAGCCGGAGGTGGTGCCAAGAACGAGAAATGGACCAAGATAAGAGAGAGGGTACTCGGTCTGCCGGTGAGTCGTGCAACTCAAACGGAGGCTGCTTATGGAGCTGCATTATTGGCATTGAAGGGAGCTGATGAGAAATGA
- the LOC103445121 gene encoding B-box zinc finger protein 20, with amino-acid sequence MKIRCDVCDKEEATVFCSADEAALCDVCDRQIHHANKLASKHKRFSLLHPTFKDSPLCDICQERRGFLFCQEDRAILCRECDLSIHKSNEHTQKHSRFLLPGVKLSAASSLYPTSSACSNFSEVMTAKTNDARASKSSTKRQRTVSSNEILSSSSPSLMEQTMSSSSYNKIEENYCFSDNGSGSTSSISKYLMETLPGWHVEDLLDFS; translated from the exons ATGAAGATCCGGTGCGACGTGTGTGACAAAGAAGAGGCAACTGTCTTCTGCTCTGCCGATGAAGCCGCTCTTTGTGACGTCTGCGATCGCCAAATTCACCACGCAAACAAGCTTGCCAGCAAACACAAGCGCTTCTCTCTTCTCCACCCAACTTTCAAGGACTCCCCTCTTTGTGATATCTGTCAG GAAAGGCGAGGATTTCTCTTTTGTCAAGAAGATAGAGCAATTCTCTGCAGGGAATGTGACCTTTCGATTCACAAATCGAACGAACACACACAGAAACACAGCAGGTTTCTGCTCCCCGGTGTTAAGCTTTCTGCAGCTTCTTCTTTGTATCCAACTTCATCAGCCTGCTCCAACTTCTCCGAAGTGATGACCGCAAAAACTAATGATGCAAGAGCCTCAAAGTCATCCACAAAGAGACAGAGAACTGTTTCGTCGAACGAAATCTTgagttcttcttctccttcgtTAATGGAACAAACAATGTCATCTTCGTCATACAACAAGATAGAAGAGAATTATTGTTTCAGTGACAATGGTTCGGGTTCGACAAGCAGCATATCGAAGTACTTGATGGAGACGCTGCCCGGGTGGCATGTGGAAGACCTTCTTGATTTTTCATAG
- the LOC103445122 gene encoding kinesin-like protein KIN-7D, mitochondrial isoform X1, with amino-acid sequence MASSSRARSSSPFSYRKPSSPYSSTSSSSSLINGRMIPRSCSTSASSFYNSGGGLGSRSVTPSHGRSDSMQYGSGGYSARSPVGFASEELLAEMLEAPKGGDSISVTIRFRPLSEREFQRGDEVTWYADGDKIVRNEYNPATAYAFDRVFGQHANSQEVYEVAAKPVVKAAMEGVNGTVFAYGVTSSGKTHTMHGDQNAPGIIPLAIKDVFSIIQDTPGREFLLRVSYLEIYNEVINDLLDPTGQNLRVREDSQGTYVEGIKEEVVLSPGHALSFIAAGEEHRHVGSNNFNLLSSRSHTIFTLMIESSAHGDEYDGVIFSQLNLIDLAGSESSKTETTGLRRKEGSYINKSLLTLGTVIGKLSEGKASHVPYRDSKLTRLLQSSLGGHGHVSLICTVTPASSSMEETHNTLKFANRAKRVEIYASRNKQIIDEKSLIKKYQREISVLKTELDQLRKGMLVGISHEEIISLKQKLEEGQFKMQSRLEEEEEAKAALMSRIQRLTKLILVSSKNTIPGLGDIPSHQRSFSVGEDDKMEVVRDGPLLLEGENQKESPSSASAGPSDMAYDFRHKRSSSRRNEELSPAGSTITDSTQAGELISGSRVPMGGMTMSDHIDLLVEQVKMLAGEIALGTSSLKRLVEQSVDDPESSKTQIENLERDIHEKRRQMRILEQRINESGEASIANASMVEMQQTVKRLTTQCNEKGFELEIKSADNRILQEQLQNKCAENMELQEKVDQLERRLASVSGERSSPSSEHCASEEYVEELQKKIQSQEIENEKLKLEHVRFSEESSGLHVQNQKLAEEASYAKELASAAAVELKNLAGEVTKLSLQNAKLEKELLAAREVANSRSSAMQPVNGINRKYNDGPRGGRKGRLSGRSDDFEAWNHDSDDLKMELQARKQREAALEAALAEKEFIEEEYRKKVEDAKKREEALENDLANMWVLVAKLKKEGGSIPETHTEERHNDVMENNNGLKATVNESAHIEIQVLDAPKSADDESRMEEPLVLRLKARMKEMKEKELKHQGNGDANSHLCKVCFESPTAAILLPCRHFCLCKSCSLACSECPICRTKISDRLFAFTS; translated from the exons ATGGCCTCGTCCTCACGAGCCCGCAGCAGCTCTCCTTTCTCCTACCGGAAGCCATCCAGTCCCTACTCCTCgacctcttcatcttcttcgttgATCAACGGTCGGATGATTCCGCGCTCCTGCTCGACCTCGGCCTCGTCGTTCTACAACTCTGGAGGTGGGCTCGGGTCCCGATCCGTGACGCCGAGCCACGGCCGCTCCGATTCAATGCAGTACGGGTCGGGGGGTTACAGTGCTCGCTCGCCCGTCGGGTTCGCGTCCGAGGAGCTTTTGGCGGAGATGCTCGAGGCGCCCAAGGGTGGGGATAGCATATCGGTGACGATTCGGTTTCGGCCGCTGAG CGAGAGGGAGTTTCAGAGAGGGGATGAGGTCACTTGGTACGCAGACGGCGATAAGATTGTGAGGAATGAGTATAATCCAGCTACAGCCTATGCATTTG ATAGAGTTTTTGGACAGCATGCCAATTCGCAAGAGGTGTACGAAGTTGCTGCTAAACCTGTTGTCAAGGCTGCCATGGAAGGTGTCAATG GTACTGTTTTTGCTTATGGTGTGACAAGTAGTGGAAAGACACACACTATGCAT GGTGATCAAAACGCTCCAGGTATCATACCATTGGCGATAAAGGATGTCTTCAGTATTATCCAAGAT ACCCCAGGAAGGGAATTTTTACTCCGCGTCTCATATCTTGAGATCTACAACGAG GTGATAAATGACTTGCTTGATCCAACAGGTCAAAATTTGCGTGTTAGAGAAGATTCACAG GGTACTTATGTTGAGGGTATAAAAGAAGAAGTTGTTTTGTCTCCTGGGCATGCACTTTCTTTTATTGCTGCTGGAGAAG AGCATCGTCATGTTGGATCAAACAATTTTAATCTGTTGAGTAGTCGAAGTCACACCATATTTACACTG ATGATTGAAAGCAGTGCCCATGGTGATGAGTATGACGGAGTGATCTTCTCTCAACTT AATTTAATTGATCTAGCTGGATCTGAGAGCTCGAAAACCGAAACAACTGGACTAAGAAGAAAGGAAGGATCATACATAAACAAGAGTCTTCTAACTCTTGGAACT GTAATTGGAAAGCTGAGTGAGGGAAAGGCATCCCATGTTCCATATCGAGATTCTAAGCTTACCCGCCTTTTACAATCCTCGTTAGGTGGGCATGGACATGTTTCG CTTATTTGCACGGTGACTCCTGCATCAAGTAGCATGGAGGAAACTCATAATACATTGAAGTTTGCAAACAGGGCAAAGCGAGTAGAAATCTATGCATCGCGTAATAAG CAGATTATTGATGAAAAGTCATTGATTAAGAAGTATCAAAGAGAGATTTCGGTCCTGAAAACAGAACTTGATCAGCTAAGGAAGGGGATGCTTGTTGGCATAAGTCATGAGGAGATTATCAGCTTAAAGCAAAAG ttggaagAAGGTCAATTTAAAATGCAATCAAGattggaggaagaagaggaagcgAAGGCTGCTCTTATGAGTAGAATCCAGAGGCTGACGAAGCTTATCCTTGTTTCTTCAAAAAATACAATTCCTGGATTAGGTGATATTCCCAGCCACCAACGCAGTTTTTCTGTTGGTGAGGATGAC AAAATGGAAGTAGTGCGAGATGGACCCTTGCTTCTAGAAGGTGAGAACCAAAAGGAGTCACCATCATCTGCATCTGCTGGTCCATCAGATATGGCTTATGATTTTAGACACAAGAGATCTTCCAGCAGGAGGAATGAAGAGCTCTCCCCAGCTGGCAGTACAATTACAGATTCAACTCAAGCGGGTGAACTTATCAGTGGTTCAAGAGTTCCGATG GGAGGGATGACAATGTCAGATCACATAGACCTGCTGGTTGAGCAAGTTAAGATGCTTGCTGGAGAGATTGCACTTGGCACCAGCTCCTTGAAACGATTGGTGGAGCAGTCTGTAGATGACCCTGAAAGCTCAAAAACTCAA ATTGAGAACTTGGAACGTGATATCCATGAAAAGAGAAGGCAAATGAGAATTTTGGAACAGCGCATTAACGAAAGTGGTGAGGCTTCAATTGCTAATGCATCTATGGTTGAGATGCAGCAG ACAGTTAAGAGACTGACGACCCAGTGCAATGAGAAGGGATTTGAATTGGAA ATAAAATCAGCAGACAATCGTATTCTCCAGGAGCAATTGCAAAATAAG TGTGCAGAGAACATGGAGTTGCAAGAAAAAGTGGATCAGTTAGAGCGGCGTTTGGCTTCAGTATCTGGTGAAAGATCATCACCGTCTTCCGAGCACTGTGCATCTGAAGAGTATGTTGAGGAGttgcaaaagaaaattcagTCTCAG GAGATTGAGAATGAAAAACTAAAGCTGGAGCACGTGCGTTTCTCGGAGGAGAGTAGTGGGTTACATGTGCAGAATCAAAAACTGGCCGAAGAAGCTTCTTATGCAAAGGAACTGGCATCGGCTGCTGCTGTTGAGTTGAAGAATTTGGCTGGTGAAGTGACAAAGCTCTCATTGCAGAATGCAAAACTAGAAAAAGAATTGTTGGCTGCTCGGGAGGTAGCCAATTCTAGAAGTTCTGCCATGCAACCCGTTAATGGCATTAACCGGAAGTACAATGATGGACCAAGAGGTGGGAGGAAAGGGAGGCTATCTGGTCGTTCTGATGACTTTGAGGCATGGAATCATGATTCGGATGATTTAAAGATGGAACTCCAAGCAAGGAAACAGCGAGAGGCAGCTCTTGAGGCTGCCCTTGCTGAAAAGGAATTTATAGAAGAGGAGTACAGGAAAAAGGTTGAAGATGCAAAGAAAAGGGAGGAAGCTCTAGAGAATGATTTAGCAAACATGTGGGTGTTGGTCGCCAAATTAAAGAAAGAGGGCGGGTCTATCCCTGAGACACACACAGAAGAAAGGCATAATGATGTGATGGAAAATAATAATGGTCTAAAAGCAACTGTGAATGAGAGTGCCCACATAGAGATACAAGTTTTGGATGCTCCAAAATCTGCTGATGATGAAAGTCGTATGGAAGAACCTCTTGTTCTTCGCCTTAAG GCTCGAATGAAAGAGATGAAGGAGAAGGAGCTCAAACACCAGGGAAACGGAGATGCCAATTCCCATTTGTGTAAAGTATGTTTTGAATCACCAACTGCAGCAATTCTTCTCCCTTGCCGGCATTTTTGCT TGTGTAAATCTTGTTCACTTGCATGTTCTGAGTGCCCAATTTGTCGTACAAAGATTTCAGATAGGCTTTTTGCATTTACTTCGTGA